A genome region from Anopheles stephensi strain Indian chromosome 2, UCI_ANSTEP_V1.0, whole genome shotgun sequence includes the following:
- the LOC118507015 gene encoding heat shock protein 60A, whose amino-acid sequence MFRLPTVLRVAAARQVAASRGYAKDVRFGPEVRALMLQGVDVLADAVAVTMGPKGRNVILEQSWGSPKITKDGVTVAKGIELKCKFQNIGAKLVQDVANNTNEEAGDGTTTATVLARAIAKEGFEKISKGANPVEIRRGVMLAVDTVKEHLKTLSRKVNTPEEIAQVATISANGDRAIGDLISEAMKRVGKEGVITVKDGKTLNDELEVIEGMKFDRGYISPYFINSSKGAKVEFQDALVLFSEKKISTVQSIIPALEMANQQRKPLVIIAEDVDGEALSTLVVNRLKIGLQVAAVKAPGFGDNRKSTLSDMAISTGGIVFGDDANLVKLEDVQLSDLGQVGEITITKDDCLLLKGRGKQEDVNRRADQIRDQIAETTSEYEKEKLQERLARLSSGVAVLKVGGSSEVEVNEKKDRVNDALCATRAAVEEGIVPGGGTALIRCAPALANLKGANEDQNTGIEIVRRALRMPCTQIAKNAGVDGSVVVAKVEELKGDFGYDALNNEYVNMIEKGIIDPTKVVRTALSDASGVASLLTTAEAVVTEIPKEEPANPMAGMGGMGGMGGMGGMGGMM is encoded by the exons ATGTTCCGCTTGCCAACAGTTTTGCGCGTTGCTGCCGCCCGACAGGTCGCTGCCAGTCGTGGCTACGCCAAGGATGTTCGCTTTGGGCCGGAAGTGCGTGCCCTTATGCTGCAGGGTGTGGATGTGTTGGCCGACGCCGTAGCCGTTACGATGGGACCAAAG GGCCGCAACGTCATTCTGGAGCAAAGCTGGGGTTCGCCAAAAATCACCAAGGACGGTGTGACGGTCGCGAAGGGCATCGAGCTGAAGTGCAAGTTCCAAAACATCGGAGCCAAGCTGGTGCAGGATGTGGCGAACAACACGAACGAGGAAGCCGGTGACGGTACCACGACCGCTACCGTGCTGGCCCGCGCCATCGCCAAGGAGGGTTTCGAGAAGATCTCCAAGGGTGCGAACCCGGTCGAGATTCGGCGCGGCGTGATGCTGGCCGTCGACACAGTGAAGGAACATCTGAAGACGCTCTCGCGCAAGGTAAACACACCGGAGGAGATCGCCCAGGTGGCAACGATTTCGGCCAACGGTGATCGCGCGATCGGCGATCTGATCAGCGAAGCGATGAAGCGCGTCGGAAAGGAGGGCGTGATTACGGTGAAGGACGGCAAGACGCTGAACGATGAGCTGGAAGTGATCGAGGGCATGAAGTTCGACCGCGGTTACATTTCGCCGTACTTTATCAACTCGAGCAAGGGCGCGAAGGTCGAGTTCCAGGATGCGCTCGTGCTGTTCTCGGAGAAGAAAATCTCGACCGTGCAGTCCATCATCCCGGCACTGGAGATGGCAAACCAGCAGCGCAAACCGCTCGTCATCATTGCGGAAGATGTGGACGGCGAAGCGCTCAGCACGCTCGTTGTGAACCGGCTGAAGATTGGGCTGCAGGTGGCCGCGGTGAAGGCGCCCGGCTTCGGAGATAACCGCAAATCGACGCTGTCCGATATGGCCATCAGCACCGGTGGCATCGTGTTCGGTGACGATGCGAATCTGGTGAAGCTGGAGGATGTGCAGCTGTCCGATCTGGGACAGGTGGGCGAAATTACCATCACGAAGGACGACTGTCTGCTGCTGAAGGGACGCGGCAAGCAGGAGGATGTGAACCGCCGGGCGGACCAGATCCGTGACCAGATCGCGGAAACGACGTCCGAGTATGAGAAGGAAAAGCTGCAGGAGCGTTTGGCCCGCTTGTCGTCGGGTGTGGCCGTACTGAAGGTTGGCGGTTCGAGCGAGGTGGAAGTGAACGAAAAGAAGGATCGCGTCAATGATGCGCTGTGTGCGACGCGTGCCGCCGTGGAGGAAGGCATTGTGCCCGGCGGTGGTACTGCGCTGATCCGTTGTGCGCCGGCGTTGGCGAATCTGAAGGGTGCGAACGAGGATCAGAACACGGGTATCGAGATCGTGCGCCGTGCGCTCCGTATGCCGTGCACCCAGATCGCCAAGAACGCGGGCGTCGAtgggtcggtggtggtggcgaagGTGGAGGAGCTGAAGGGTGACTTTGGGTACGATGCGCTCAACAACGAGTACGTCAACATGATCGAGAAGGGCATCATTGATCCGACGAAGGTCGTCCGGACGGCGCTGTCGGATGCGTCCGGTGTGGCGTCGCTGCTGACCACGGCCGAAGCGGTCGTGACGGAAATCCCGAAGGAGGAACCGGCAAACCCGATGGCCGGCATGGGCGGTATGGGCGGAATGGGTGGAATGGGAGGAATGGGTGGTATGATGTAA
- the LOC118507016 gene encoding uncharacterized protein LOC118507016 gives MATTKVSDQRKLMDILLETERVADRILAYKQELVELDKRRQDTREALRLIEKHIPGSQKRVWITIGSMLMKQNRETAIELLRKDQQTTEAEIDRIRQEQKLLVAKQRDLEHDQPLRGFHLKPLSNAEIAGLRSNMPGF, from the coding sequence ATGGCAACAACCAAAGTGTCCGATCAGCGGAAGCTGATGGATATTTTGCTGGAAACGGAGCGCGTTGCCGACCGGATTCTGGCCTACAAGCAAGAGCTGGTGGAGCTGGACAAACGGCGCCAGGACACGCGCGAGGCCCTTCGTTTGATCGAGAAACACATACCCGGCTCGCAGAAGCGGGTCTGGATAACGATCGGCTCGATGCTGATGAAGCAAAACCGCGAGACGGCGATAGAGCTGTTGCGCAAGGACCAGCAAACGACCGAGGCGGAAATCGATCGGATACGGCAGGAACAGAAGCTGCTGGTTGCTAAGCAGCGCGATCTCGAGCACGATCAGCCTTTGCGAGGGTTTCATTTGAAACCATTGAGCAATGCGGAAATTGCCGGCTTACGGTCGAATATGCCAGGGTTTTAA
- the LOC118507021 gene encoding uncharacterized protein LOC118507021 produces MENLVQRLAPKSLTLCAESFDMMKADVMSGKSLSTSGTLVKSKLLNSLFWHSYYARDPVKETLDAHQPKTLFEPRPTAQDYAEPAGNECASVLDSLNKEIVWEYLSIPNAEEEGCEYCNILPAEKQLFPKHQLYRNGNLNCPVLMAMKSAYLHNKGKSFSSKRR; encoded by the exons aTGGAGAATTTGGTACAACGTTTGGCGCCGAAATCGTTGACCCTGTGCGCGGAATCGTTCGACATGATGAAGGCGGACGTGATGAGTGGCAAAAGCCTGTCCACATCCGGAACGCTCGTAAAGTCGAAGCTGCTGAACAGCCTGTTTTGGCACAGTTACTATGCGCGCGATCCGGTAAAGGAGACGCTGGATGCACACCAACCGAAGACGCTGTTTGAGCCCCGACCGACAGCGCAGGATTACGCGGAACCGGCGGGCAACGAGTGCGCCTCCGTGCTGGATTCTCTCAATAAGGAAATTGTGTGGGAATATCTGAGCATCCCCAACGCCGAGGAAGAGGGCTGTGAATATTGCAATATTCTACCGGCTGAAAA ACAACTGTTTCCCAAGCACCAGCTTTACAGGAACGGAAACTTGAACTGTCCCGTGTTAATGGCCATGAAGAG TGCTTATCTTCATAACAAGGGGAAAAGCTTTTCATCTAAAAGACGTTAA
- the LOC118502394 gene encoding uncharacterized protein LOC118502394 translates to MERQERAALVFPRGSSMGYLLAIAIPLLVPGRNIYLSHNFEANYGVPSNETQYFLWYQRFKDTKFNITKAIETNRRRRRELLPGFGRSYFYDQLEERLDLYGFNATGCMERLICEVSELPLADHNGVLGDVLSVVFRPSTSVREQSVPVAYYEAESRGLIEGCQRYRAYCRIDLLGFVSTVL, encoded by the exons ATGGAACGCCAGGAACGTGCCGCTCTAGTGTTTCCCCGTGGCAGTTCAATGGGT TATCTGCTAGCCATCGCCATTCCGCTACTCGTGCCAGGTCGGAACATTTACCTCTCGCACAACTTCGAAGCCAACTACGGTGTACCGTCGAACGAGACGCAATACTTTCTCTGGTATCAGCGCTTTAAGGACACCAAGTTTAACATCACCAAAGCGATCGAAACGAATCGGCGCCGGCGTCGGGAACTGCTGCCCGGGTTCGGCCGAAGCTACTTCTACGATCAGCTCGAGGAACGGTTGGATCTGTACGGGTTTAATGCGACCGGGTGTATGGAGCGACTGATCTGCGAAGTGTCCGAGCTCCCACTCGCCGACCACAATGGTGTGTTGGGGGATGTGCTGAGTGTGGTCTTCAG acCATCCACATCGGTGCGAGAGCAGTCCGTTCCAGTTGCATACTATGAGGCAGAATCTAGAGGATTGATAGAAGGATGCCAACGGTATCGAGCGTACTGCAGGATCGATCTACTCGGATTTGTGTCAACCGTTCTCTAG
- the LOC118507019 gene encoding uncharacterized protein LOC118507019, whose amino-acid sequence MTTTVSRRFVTLIVLITIVIQCTSSVSNVPTGDGVKSRQKRIVFPVNAAMGIIFALAIPLGIPSRNIFMSFNFEGNYNSPADANIFTEGFANYIKGIVEPLTAPSVPVETYGLNRRSAKDVPRRSAPATPQVTRRQIYKILQNHLQSQHFPGRKCLQRMICEAALHPFSETNGVIGDMVQILLSPSTSRDESLQKEYRLAELAGREGSCGAYRTECPKDPLQAVSVLLG is encoded by the exons ATGACCACCACCGTGAGTCGCCGCTTCGTGACGCTTATCGTACTGATTACGATCGTGATCCAGTGCACCAGCAGCGTTAGCAATGTTCCAACGGGCGATGGCGTTAAGAGCCGCCAAAAGCGTATTGTGTTCCCGGTGAATGCGGCCATGGGT ATTATCTTTGCCCTGGCCATTCCACTTGGTATACCGAGCCGAAACATCTTTATGTCGTTCAATTTCGAAGGCAACTACAACAGTCCGGCTGATGCTAATATCTTCACCGAGGGTTTCGCGAACTAT ATTAAAGGCATCGTCGAACCACTAACAGCACCCTCGGTTCCGGTGGAAACGTACGGTTTGAATCGGCGAAGTGCTAAGGATGTTCCACGGCGCAGCGCTCCAGCGACACCACAAGTTACCCGGCGACAGATTTACAAAATACTTCAAAACCATCTGCAAAGTCAACACTTTCCGGGCAGGAAATGTTTGCAGCGAATGATCTGCGAAGCGGCGTTGCATCCGTTTAGCGAAACGAACGGCGTGATCGGAGACATGGTACAAATACTGCTCAG TCCATCCACATCGCGAGATGAATCGTTACAGAAGGAATATCGATTAGCGGAGCTGGCTGGGCGGGAAGGATCTTGTGGCGCGTATCGAACAGAATGTCCGAAGGATCCACTCCAGGCTGTTAGTGTTTTGTTAGGATAG
- the LOC118507018 gene encoding uncharacterized protein LOC118507018, whose protein sequence is MHHPLREGQFTFRIPTMNYLRSWWLLVSTLVLGSGLESQNATYHNGTLGGGAEDEGRLLIRGKPILIYPPTAPTRHQLIVGFGVPVQEILHSVVFGWVLKAQYYLPSVPGNYEPINLENWNESRRAFPDRARRSVERYEVDNVRIRVEPLATVERDVLDEDEQDYYSELLDNEIGADPHVKETLEKDPPRVEEQGTANEYPDGYNVPNARWNVYKAVEGLSSGYGFGGRACMLRSICEAAETQFTHTGGVFAELLHIMLR, encoded by the coding sequence ATGCACCATCCGCTCCGAGAGGGACAGTTTACGTTCAGAATTCCAACCATGAACTACTTACGCTCGTGGTGGCTTTTAGTCTCCACCTTAGTGCTAGGATCTGGCCTCGAGTCCCAGAATGCAACATACCACAACGGAACGCTCGGGGGTGGTGCAGAAGACGAAGGACGTCTATTGATCCGTGGTAAACCGATCCTCATCTATCCACCGACGGCTCCCACTCGACATCAGCTGATCGTGGGTTTCGGTGTGCCGGTACAGGAAATTCTACACTCGGTCGTGTTCGGTTGGGTACTGAAGGCTCAGTACTATCTGCCCAGCGTGCCAGGGAACTACGAACCGATCAATTTAGAAAACTGGAACGAAAGTCGTCGTGCGTTTCCGGATCGTGCGCGTCGTTCGGTGGAACGGTACGAGGTGGATAATGTGCGTATCCGCGTCGAACCACTGGCCACCGTGGAGCGGGATGTGCTAGACGAGGACGAGCAAGATTATTACAGTGAACTGTTGGACAACGAGATTGGTGCTGATCCGCATGTGAAGGAAACGCTGGAAAAGGACCCCCCGAGAGTGGAGGAACAAGGCACAGCTAACGAATATCCGGATGGTTACAACGTTCCCAATGCCAGGTGGAACGTTTATAAAGCTGTTGAGGGGCTTAGCAGTGGATACGGGTTCGGTGGTAGGGCTTGCATGTTGCGGAGCATTTGTGAGGCAGCGGAGACACAGTTTACACACACGGGAGGCGTTTTTGCGGAGCTGCTGCATATAATGCTGAGGTAA
- the LOC118507017 gene encoding uncharacterized protein LOC118507017 gives MMQIAIGYLLCLAIVPPGMADFIPWLIVPETAPTRHQLISGIGIPVGTPESITSGWVMKAQYFLPTKVDDLKPQLWENWNDSRRALSRRDVSGMGAPVPITQLPASGGHERYVVDSVSMREESLDGSAEQLSEEMFDDGDDSYWKDAEDDRVLQQQADDTLWPAAKEIDPSQLEGYSAEQSRWTTYKAMEKLSESYGLPGRPCVLRSVCESAAAPFTHTGGIFAELLHIVFTPSSTEEPLSAHRDNEYFRAEQLGRSGAPCERIFPECVHSLLDIFTGVHDPESNTMRLLHDEVRAFLMRK, from the exons ATGATGCAGATAGCGATAGGATATCTTCTGTGTTTGGCCATAGTTCCACCCGGTATGGCCGACTTCATACCCTGGCTGATTGTGCCAGAAACGGCACCGACGCGTCATCAACTCATCAGTGGCATCGGTATACCCGTGGGCACACCGGAATCCATCACTAGCGGATGGGTCATGAAGGCGCAATACTTCCTACCCACCAAGGTGGACGATCTGAAGCCACAGCTGTGGGAAAACTGGAACGATAGTCGGCGGGCACTGTCCCGGCGTGATGTTTCCGGAATGGGTGCGCCAGTGCCGATCACACAGCTTCCCGCGTCAGGTGGACACGAACGGTACGTGGTAGATAGCGTGTCGATGCGCGAGGAATCGCTTGATGGTTCGGCTGAGCAGCTCTCCGAGGAGATGTTTGACGATGGAGACGATAGCTACTGGAAGGATGCGGAGGACGATCGGGTGttacagcagcaggcggacgatACGTTGTGGCCGGCGGCGAAGGAAATCGATCCGAGCCAGCTCGAAGGGTACAGTGCCGAACAGTCCCGGTGGACGACGTACAAGGCGATGGAAAAGTTGAGCGAAAGCTATGGACTACCGGGACGCCCGTGCGTGTTGcgtagtgtgtgtgagtcAGCGGCCGCACCGTTCACCCACACCGGTGGCATCTTTGCCGAGCTGCTGCACATCGTTTTTAC TCCCTCGAGCACGGAAGAACCATTGTCGGCACATCGGGATAATGAGTACTTCCGGGCGGAACAGCTCGGACGCAGTGGAGCACCCTGCGAGCGTATCTTTCCCGAGTGTGTTCACTCGCTGCTGGACATCTTTACCGGGGTGCATGATCCGGAATCGAACACGATGCGGCTGCTGCACGACGAGGTACGGGCCTTTCTAATGCGGAAGTGA
- the LOC118507020 gene encoding uncharacterized protein LOC118507020 has product MQPKLTTIATWLAIVWSVEVLCAGGVDRHKRTLVYTSDSATGILIALSVPLLIPDRNIFLAYNFEANYGMPGKASDFTQGVLKKVDNDQIEPAPEEESEAKRATRATVTRFTRKQVYRMIELNLIRYGYDGKKCILRMICELAGQPVHDANGVIGDLLQLVFTPSGSSYERLPNEFYVAERKGRQENCDKYGKYCPNSPLDTISLVF; this is encoded by the exons ATGCAGCCCAAACTGACGACGATTGCGACGTGGCTGGCGATCGTATGGTCGGTTGAAGTGTTGTGTGCAGGAGGTGTCGACCGTCACAAACGAACGTTGGTGTACACGTCCGACAGTGCCACCGGG ATCCTGATTGCACTGTCCGTCCCACTGCTAATACCCGACCGGAACATCTTTTTGGCGTACAACTTTGAAGCCAACTACGGAATGCCGGGAAAGGCGAGTGATTTCACCCAGGGTGTGCTGAAGAAGGTGGACAACGATCAGATCGAGCCAGCACCGGAAGAAGAGTCCGAAGCGAAACGTGCGACACGAGCCACGGTGACGCGTTTCACCCGCAAACAGGTGTACCGGATGATCGAGCTGAATTTGATACGGTACGGTTACGATGGGAAGAAGTGCATCTTGCGAATGATCTGCGAGCTGGCCGGGCAACCGGTTCACGACGCGAACGGAGTCATCGGTGATCTGTTGCAGCTTGTTTTTAC ACCATCCGGATCGAGCTACGAACGGTTGCCGAACGAGTTCTATGTGGCGGAGAGGAAAGGACGGCAGGAAAATTGTGACAAATATGGGAAGTACTGCCCGAACAGCCCACTCGATACGATAAGTTtagtgttttaa
- the LOC118507022 gene encoding uncharacterized protein LOC118507022 has protein sequence MKLSPQQQQPLLLVGLIVLWATSLQAYSNVTETSEIASEHGRSKRTLVYTFNSCAGVLFALSIPLLITGRNIFMSYNFEANYNMATDSTDFTQGILKKGDNDQIHEAEARKARDTARPVVPTPKRSSISRKKIYRAIELNLQRYGFAGKRCILRMICDLADAPLHHENGVLGDVLQLIFTPSLSEDENLPSEFGRAEELGREHNNCTKYRAHCPANPIDLVTIVLGQ, from the exons ATGAAGCTTTctccgcagcagcagcagcccttGCTGCTGGTGGGATTGATTGTGCTATGGGCTACTAGCTTGCAGGCGTACAGTAACGTTACCGAAACTAGTGAGATTGCTTCCGAACATGGCCGGTCGAAACGTACGCTAGTATACACCTTCAACAGTTGTGCTGGG gTCTTGTTTGCCCTATCCATTCCACTGCTGATTACCGGCCGGAACATATTCATGTCATACAACTTTGAGGCGAACTACAACATGGCCACAGACAGTACCGACTTTACACAGGGCATCTTGAAGAAAGGAGACAACGATCAGATACACGAAGCTGAGGCACGAAAGGCACGCGACACCGCACGCCCGGTCGTTCCCACCCCGAAACGATCGAGCAtaagcaggaaaaaaatctACCGAGCTATCGAGCTCAACTTGCAGCGTTATGGATTTGCCGGCAAGCGGTGTATATTGAGGATGATCTGCGATCTGGCAGACGCACCGCTGCATCACGAAAACGGTGTGCTGGGGGATGTGTTGCAATTGATATTTAC CCCATCTCTTTCCGAAGACGAAAATCTACCGAGTGAGTTTGGCCGTGCAGAAGAGTTGGGACGGGAGCACAACAATTGTACCAAATATCGAGCTCACTGTCCCGCAAACCCGATCGATCTGGTAACCATTGTGCTGGGTCAGTGA